Proteins encoded together in one Quercus lobata isolate SW786 chromosome 3, ValleyOak3.0 Primary Assembly, whole genome shotgun sequence window:
- the LOC115979090 gene encoding tip elongation aberrant protein 1-like isoform X1, whose protein sequence is MFGGIDANNHLIDIHIFNTSSHRWRSPRVIGNIPERRRWHSATHYCQSLYIFGGSGRSSDNNDEIYYRNVYMFHTARFVWNRIATFGSLPSPRNSHVCSYQLDEMIVVGGKDGHDSFCSDVYVMEGLTWREQRTSGHLFPPSSWSCSC, encoded by the exons ATGTTTGGGGGTATAGATGCGAACAACCATCTCATCGACATTCATATTTTCAACACTT CTTCTCATAGATGGAGATCTCCACGTGTCATCGGTAATATACCTGAGCGACGAAGATGGCACAGTGCAACTCATTACTGTCAAAGTCTGTACATTTTTGGTGGCAGTGGGAGATCTAGTGATAATAATGATGAGATATACTATAGAAATGTCTACATGTTCCATACAG CTCGTTTCGTATGGAACCGTATTGCTACATTTGGCAGTCTACCATCTCCTCGCAACAGCCATGTCTGTTCATATCAACTAGACGAGATGATTGTGGTTGGTGGTAAAGATGGGCATGATTCTTTTTGTTCCGATGTCTATGTGATGGAAG GTTTAACTTGGAGAGAGCAGCGAACTTCAGGACATTTGTTTCCCCCCTCGAGCTGGTCATGCAGCTGTTAA
- the LOC115979090 gene encoding kelch domain-containing protein 3-like isoform X2, producing MFGASHRWRSPRVIGNIPERRRWHSATHYCQSLYIFGGSGRSSDNNDEIYYRNVYMFHTARFVWNRIATFGSLPSPRNSHVCSYQLDEMIVVGGKDGHDSFCSDVYVMEGLTWREQRTSGHLFPPSSWSCSC from the exons ATGTTTGGGG CTTCTCATAGATGGAGATCTCCACGTGTCATCGGTAATATACCTGAGCGACGAAGATGGCACAGTGCAACTCATTACTGTCAAAGTCTGTACATTTTTGGTGGCAGTGGGAGATCTAGTGATAATAATGATGAGATATACTATAGAAATGTCTACATGTTCCATACAG CTCGTTTCGTATGGAACCGTATTGCTACATTTGGCAGTCTACCATCTCCTCGCAACAGCCATGTCTGTTCATATCAACTAGACGAGATGATTGTGGTTGGTGGTAAAGATGGGCATGATTCTTTTTGTTCCGATGTCTATGTGATGGAAG GTTTAACTTGGAGAGAGCAGCGAACTTCAGGACATTTGTTTCCCCCCTCGAGCTGGTCATGCAGCTGTTAA
- the LOC115981452 gene encoding uncharacterized protein LOC115981452, which produces MSSSEGLPYVQHNNKNNLEASGSHSNVNSNKDENESSSNSNTKIENASILDTVPFHVELHQHAQSGRSPQHGLRPREDVHSRHQSQLRPLTRYQHRSLQYRRAPRLHHPKNYKNILVEVSTGWLCAQLEADPIKMGRERSDPSPTGEGVGLERREKWRTLLWVQRTSICYGYSCKECGEGWYLHHKSCAELPLGLHHPSHPNHPLILFGIYTYHDNNREEFDKFSKCDVCGEKSGEYSYCCYRCNFNINIRCSSLSLTIQTEVHDHQLTRSIWKLMKFTCDFCGKEGNLPYCCVQCDFAIHSRCAACPRRLKVYRHNHPLHLTPSLEVHPSDSPICLLCVRKVDTLCLYYCSRCDFAAHLYCAMLHHNREYINLQELKEEQSTESKSEDPGLHQSFDS; this is translated from the exons ATGAGTTCCTCTGAGGGCCTTCCATACGTCCAAcataacaacaaaaacaatttggAAGCCAGTGGAAGCCACTCCAATGTCAACTCAAACAAAGATGAAAATGAGTCATCCTCTAATTCCAACACTAAGATTGAGAATGCATCTATTCTGGATACGGTACCCTTCCATGTGGAACTCCATCAACATGCGCAATCTGGGCGTTCGCCACAACATGGATTACGACCTCGAGAAGATGTGCATTCACGACATCAATCGCAGTTGCGGCCACTTACAAGATATCAACATCGATCACTTCAGTATCGACGAGCTCCTCGCCTACATCACCCAAAG aattataaaaatatactcGTAGAGGTGTCCACAGGTTGGCTTTGTGCCCAACTCGAGGCCGACCCGATAAAAATGGGTAGAGAACGTTCTGACCCGTCACCGACTGGCGAGGGAGTCGGATTGGAGCG ACGAGAGAAGTGGAGAACTTTGTTATGGGTGCAACGAACCAGTATTTGTTATGGCTACAGTTGTAAAGAATGCGGAGAAGGGTGGTACCTCCATCATAAATCATGTGCTGAACTACCCCTTGGGTTGCACCATCCTTCACACCCAAATCATCCTCTTATTCTCTTCGGCATATATACATATCATGATAACAACAGAGAAGAATTTGACAAATTCAGCAAATGCGACGTCTGCGGAGAAAAGAGTGGTGAATACAGTTATTGTTGTTACCGTTGCAACTTCAACATTAACATCAGATGTTCTTCTTTATCACTCACCATCCAAACTGAAGTCCATGACCACCAATTGACCCGCAGCATTTGGAAGCTGATGAAGTTCACTTGCGACTTCTGTGGCAAAGAAGGCAATCTGCCCTATTGTTGTGTCCAATGCGATTTCGCTATACATTCACGTTGTGCTGCTTGCCCACGCAGACTGAAAGTTTATCGTCACAACCACCCTCTCCACCTCACCCCTTCTCTTGAAGTCCATCCATCCGACTCTCCAATTTGCCTACTCTGTGTTCGAAAAGTGGATACACTCTGCCTTTACTATTGCTCAAGATGCGATTTTGCTGCCCACCTCTATTGTGCTATGCTCCACCATAACAGGGAGTACATAAATTTGCAGGAACTTAAAGAGGAGCAGTCCACCGAGTCAAAATCTGAAGATCCAGGGCTCCATCAATCCTTTGACTCATAA